One Panicum virgatum strain AP13 chromosome 9K, P.virgatum_v5, whole genome shotgun sequence genomic region harbors:
- the LOC120652228 gene encoding serine/arginine-rich SC35-like splicing factor SCL33 isoform X1 encodes MGRRYDYSPSPPRGYRRRARSPSPHGRYGGRARDLPTSLLVRNLRRDCRPDDLRRPFGKFGRVKDIYLPRDYYTGDPRGFGFIQYFDPEDAADAKYHMDGHMFLGREITVVFAEENRKKPTEMRARERVNSRGRSYDRRLRSRSPEYSVSPRGRSRSRSRSYSPAPKRKHHSRSPSPRERSLSRSPVGSRSRSASPAVKSPRRERSLSVSQ; translated from the exons ATGGGAAGAAGGTACGATTACAGCCCCTCACCTCCAAGAGGTTACAGGAGAAGAGCTCGAAGTCCAAGCCCTCATGGTCGTTATGGAGGACGTGCTAGGGACCTCCCAACTAGTCTTCTAGTGAGGAATCTTCGCCGGGATTGTAG GCCTGATGACCTCCGTAGACCATTTGGAAAATTTGGCCGTGTTAAAGATATATACCTTCCAAGGGATTACTACACTGG GGATCCTCGAGGATTTGGGTTTATCCAATACTTTGATCCTGAGGATGCTGCTGATGCAAAATACCATATGGATGGGCATATGTTTCTTGGAAGGGAAATTACTGTTGTTTTTGCAGAGGAGAACAGAAAGAAGCCTACTGAGATGAGGGCAAGGGAAAGAGTCAA TAGCCGAGGCCGTTCGTATGATCGGAGGTTGCGCTCAAGGTCGCCTGAGTACTCTGTCTCTCCAAGGGGCAGATCGCGGTCCCGCAGCAGAAGCTACTCACCAGCACCTAAGCGAAAGCACCATTCAAG GTCCCCATCTCCTAGGGAGAGATCTTTGTCGCGCTCACCAGTGGGCAGCAGATCAAGGAGTGCCAGCCCTGCTGTTAAGTCTCCTCGCAGGGAGAGGTCTCTTTCTgttagccaatga
- the LOC120652228 gene encoding serine/arginine-rich SC35-like splicing factor SCL33 isoform X2: protein MGRRYDYSPSPPRGYRRRARSPSPHGRYGGRARDLPTSLLVRNLRRDCRPDDLRRPFGKFGRVKDIYLPRDYYTGDPRGFGFIQYFDPEDAADAKYHMDGHMFLGREITVVFAEENRKKPTEMRARERVNRGRSYDRRLRSRSPEYSVSPRGRSRSRSRSYSPAPKRKHHSRSPSPRERSLSRSPVGSRSRSASPAVKSPRRERSLSVSQ from the exons ATGGGAAGAAGGTACGATTACAGCCCCTCACCTCCAAGAGGTTACAGGAGAAGAGCTCGAAGTCCAAGCCCTCATGGTCGTTATGGAGGACGTGCTAGGGACCTCCCAACTAGTCTTCTAGTGAGGAATCTTCGCCGGGATTGTAG GCCTGATGACCTCCGTAGACCATTTGGAAAATTTGGCCGTGTTAAAGATATATACCTTCCAAGGGATTACTACACTGG GGATCCTCGAGGATTTGGGTTTATCCAATACTTTGATCCTGAGGATGCTGCTGATGCAAAATACCATATGGATGGGCATATGTTTCTTGGAAGGGAAATTACTGTTGTTTTTGCAGAGGAGAACAGAAAGAAGCCTACTGAGATGAGGGCAAGGGAAAGAGTCAA CCGAGGCCGTTCGTATGATCGGAGGTTGCGCTCAAGGTCGCCTGAGTACTCTGTCTCTCCAAGGGGCAGATCGCGGTCCCGCAGCAGAAGCTACTCACCAGCACCTAAGCGAAAGCACCATTCAAG GTCCCCATCTCCTAGGGAGAGATCTTTGTCGCGCTCACCAGTGGGCAGCAGATCAAGGAGTGCCAGCCCTGCTGTTAAGTCTCCTCGCAGGGAGAGGTCTCTTTCTgttagccaatga